The Nitrospirota bacterium genome window below encodes:
- a CDS encoding OmpA family protein yields MMRAAILAAGVVALGLLAVLCFPRHLPSPAASTSLTQATFHARFEQGILTLRGSLPTESSKAAILHQAQQLYGSAPGRLIDQLTVDPDLRPAAWAEQIPAMLPVLGQMTERGSIIIDGRSIVLSGRVDNDQVKATVLRDIDPLVQAGLNLEDYILTAPHQAAAVPLQKKLTDLLSHASIEFDSNTATLTPRGRATLDRLTALLQETPQTAIEIGGHTDKYGAPGYNLELSRRRAETVRRYFLNHSLTHQFTTVGYGASRPLSAAQTKAGFQHNRRIELRVKGPGPL; encoded by the coding sequence ATGATGCGTGCAGCGATTCTTGCAGCAGGGGTTGTGGCACTTGGCCTCCTTGCCGTCCTCTGCTTCCCGCGCCATCTTCCGTCACCGGCTGCCTCGACCTCCCTGACCCAGGCCACATTTCATGCGCGTTTCGAGCAGGGCATTCTGACCCTCCGTGGCTCACTCCCCACTGAGTCCAGCAAAGCCGCCATCCTGCACCAGGCCCAACAGCTGTACGGCTCTGCACCTGGCCGCCTGATCGACCAGCTGACGGTGGATCCGGACCTGAGACCGGCAGCCTGGGCAGAGCAGATCCCCGCGATGCTCCCCGTTTTAGGGCAGATGACCGAGCGAGGCTCGATCATCATCGACGGTCGTTCAATCGTGCTGAGCGGCCGCGTCGACAACGATCAGGTCAAAGCTACTGTCCTGCGCGACATTGACCCTCTCGTGCAAGCTGGGCTCAATCTGGAAGATTACATTCTGACGGCTCCGCACCAGGCCGCAGCAGTCCCGCTCCAGAAAAAATTGACGGACCTGCTCTCGCACGCCTCCATCGAGTTTGACTCGAATACCGCCACGCTGACGCCGCGCGGCCGCGCCACACTCGACCGGTTGACCGCACTGTTACAGGAGACCCCCCAGACTGCCATCGAGATCGGCGGCCATACGGACAAATACGGCGCCCCCGGCTATAACCTTGAACTCAGCCGCCGCCGGGCCGAAACCGTGCGACGCTACTTCCTCAATCACAGCCTGACCCATCAATTCACCACCGTCGGCTATGGCGCCTCACGGCCCCTGTCGGCCGCACAAACGAAAGCCGGCTTTCAACACAACCGCCGCATCGAATTACGAGTGAAAGGACCGGGCCCTCTATGA
- the coaD gene encoding pantetheine-phosphate adenylyltransferase, whose product MKIGIYPGTFDPITHGHTDIITRSLKVFDKVVVAVAPNPAKHPLFTLTERLEMIRVVTQEIQGVEVTHFDGLLVDYVQRYGAHAIIRGLRAISDFEHEFQMALINRKIAKQVETVFLMPSEEYSYLSSTIIKDVATHGGALTEFLHPEVARRLQERIRSLKT is encoded by the coding sequence ATGAAAATTGGCATCTATCCAGGAACCTTCGATCCCATTACCCACGGGCACACAGACATCATCACCCGAAGTTTGAAGGTGTTTGATAAAGTGGTGGTCGCCGTCGCGCCGAATCCGGCCAAGCATCCGCTCTTCACGCTAACCGAACGGCTGGAGATGATCCGGGTCGTGACGCAGGAGATCCAAGGGGTGGAAGTCACCCACTTCGACGGCCTGCTGGTGGACTATGTCCAACGCTACGGGGCCCATGCAATTATCCGGGGGTTGCGGGCTATCTCAGACTTCGAGCATGAGTTTCAGATGGCCCTCATCAATCGCAAAATCGCCAAACAGGTCGAAACGGTCTTCCTCATGCCCAGCGAGGAATATTCCTATTTATCCTCCACCATCATTAAAGACGTGGCCACCCATGGCGGGGCGCTCACGGAATTCCTGCATCCAGAAGTCGCACGCCGGCTGCAGGAACGAATCAGGAGTTTGAAAACATGA
- a CDS encoding L-threonylcarbamoyladenylate synthase — MAQIERYVASTVPVLVAQMRRLFGAGGLCVLPTESFYGLAVAPFDEQALARLWRVKGRSEGKPILLLIGDQSQLAPLVQTIPPAATVLMNAFWPGPLTIVFPAAVALSDAVTAGTGSVGIRLSGCQPLVDLLRQVGPVTGTSANREGLPPPIRAEEVQANLGEEVDLIVDAGLTPGGRPSTVVDVRGPIRIVREGAIERGVIAEQLAAHGLHLEAESR; from the coding sequence ATGGCACAGATCGAGCGTTATGTGGCTTCGACCGTTCCGGTGCTTGTCGCTCAGATGCGCCGCCTGTTCGGAGCGGGCGGCCTTTGCGTGTTGCCGACAGAAAGTTTCTACGGACTGGCGGTAGCCCCCTTCGACGAACAGGCTCTGGCCAGGTTATGGCGGGTCAAGGGCCGCTCCGAGGGAAAACCGATTCTTCTCCTGATTGGAGACCAGTCTCAATTGGCTCCCTTGGTTCAGACGATTCCCCCGGCTGCCACCGTCTTGATGAACGCCTTCTGGCCCGGACCGCTGACGATTGTCTTTCCCGCAGCTGTGGCGCTCTCTGATGCCGTGACGGCGGGAACTGGTTCAGTGGGCATTCGCCTGAGTGGCTGCCAGCCGCTGGTCGATCTCTTGCGGCAGGTCGGGCCTGTGACCGGCACCAGCGCGAATCGGGAAGGCCTTCCGCCGCCAATCAGGGCCGAAGAGGTTCAGGCGAACCTGGGTGAAGAGGTCGATCTGATCGTCGATGCGGGACTGACGCCTGGCGGGCGCCCGTCTACGGTCGTCGACGTTCGGGGGCCGATCAGAATCGTTCGCGAGGGAGCCATCGAGCGAGGCGTCATTGCGGAACAGTTGGCCGCTCATGGCCTGCATCTCGAGGCAGAGAGTCGGTGA
- the rsmD gene encoding 16S rRNA (guanine(966)-N(2))-methyltransferase RsmD: MRIIAGSHRGRRLSGPEGTALRPTSDKVREALFSILGPQVIGSRFLDLYAGTGAVGIEALSRGAATVTFVESDPKAVKLLQKNLQACQLLDRAKVCVGQAATFLARQDWWEGPYDIFFADPPYAALDELEILIHAWRPGLLSEEATVMIEQDSRTTLPDSIDHATLARRYVYGDTALYRYRLSTSDMAESPAS, encoded by the coding sequence ATGCGTATCATTGCCGGATCCCACCGAGGCCGACGCCTCAGTGGACCAGAAGGGACGGCTCTCCGCCCCACATCAGATAAGGTTCGTGAGGCCCTCTTTTCGATTCTGGGGCCTCAGGTGATTGGCAGCCGTTTTCTGGATTTGTACGCCGGCACAGGAGCCGTCGGGATTGAAGCCTTAAGCCGTGGCGCCGCAACCGTCACCTTTGTCGAATCAGACCCCAAGGCTGTGAAGCTGTTACAGAAAAATCTACAGGCCTGTCAGCTGCTCGACCGGGCCAAGGTCTGCGTGGGACAGGCCGCCACCTTTCTCGCGCGACAAGACTGGTGGGAAGGCCCCTATGACATCTTCTTTGCGGATCCGCCCTATGCCGCGCTGGATGAGCTAGAGATCCTGATCCATGCCTGGAGACCAGGACTGCTATCGGAAGAGGCGACCGTGATGATTGAACAGGACTCGCGCACAACATTGCCAGACTCGATCGACCACGCGACCCTGGCGCGGCGATACGTCTACGGCGACACCGCACTCTATCGGTATCGCCTATCCACATCAGACATGGCAGAGTCACCCGCATCATGA
- the purD gene encoding phosphoribosylamine--glycine ligase: MKILVIGSGGREHTMAWKLAQSPRKPTLYCAPGNAGIESLATCVPIKADDIAGLKAFVQSEQIDLTVVGPEAPLALGIVDEFRKAKLKIFGPTKGAARIEASKVFSKEIMASAKILTAKAQSFDQLAPALAYLDQHELPVVVKADGLAQGKGVVVATTREEAKQAVRDSMEHAVFGQAGQRVLIEQFLDGEELTIMAFTDGRTVVPMLPAQDHKRVGDGDTGPNTGGMGAYCPAPLGTAALREQVTKQVLYPAVEALSRMGCPFQGVLYAGLMVVKGIPYVLEFNARMGDPETQVVLPLLKTDLLEVIEAVVEHRLDQLSVEWHDATAVCIVMTSAGYPGSYPTGRAIHGLPAAPDATTVVFHAGTARTGAEVVTAGGRVLGITGLGKTLAVAQAEAYRVTRSIAFDGAHYRNDIAHRAFARHAT, from the coding sequence GTGAAGATTCTTGTCATCGGGAGTGGGGGGCGAGAACACACGATGGCGTGGAAGCTCGCGCAAAGTCCCCGCAAGCCCACGCTCTATTGTGCGCCGGGCAATGCGGGAATCGAATCCCTCGCGACCTGCGTGCCAATCAAAGCCGACGATATTGCCGGACTGAAAGCCTTCGTGCAGTCGGAGCAGATCGATCTGACGGTCGTGGGGCCGGAAGCGCCGCTGGCGCTGGGCATCGTCGACGAGTTCCGTAAAGCCAAACTGAAAATATTCGGCCCGACAAAGGGCGCCGCTCGCATCGAAGCCAGCAAGGTCTTTTCCAAGGAGATCATGGCCAGCGCGAAGATCCTCACAGCGAAGGCGCAAAGCTTCGATCAGCTCGCTCCGGCCTTGGCCTATCTCGATCAGCACGAACTGCCTGTGGTGGTGAAGGCCGATGGACTGGCGCAGGGGAAGGGCGTGGTGGTCGCGACGACCCGCGAGGAGGCGAAGCAGGCCGTCCGCGATTCGATGGAACATGCCGTATTTGGTCAGGCCGGTCAGCGCGTATTGATCGAGCAGTTTCTTGACGGCGAAGAACTGACGATCATGGCCTTCACGGATGGCCGGACGGTGGTGCCGATGCTGCCGGCACAAGATCATAAACGGGTCGGCGATGGTGATACGGGTCCCAATACGGGTGGCATGGGCGCCTATTGCCCTGCTCCGCTTGGTACTGCAGCTCTGCGCGAACAGGTTACGAAGCAGGTGCTCTATCCAGCCGTCGAGGCCCTGTCTCGCATGGGTTGTCCCTTTCAAGGCGTCTTGTATGCGGGCCTGATGGTTGTGAAGGGGATACCCTACGTGTTGGAGTTCAATGCCAGGATGGGAGATCCGGAAACGCAAGTCGTCCTCCCGTTGCTCAAGACGGATTTGCTGGAGGTGATCGAGGCGGTGGTCGAACATCGGCTCGATCAGCTGAGCGTCGAGTGGCATGATGCCACGGCGGTCTGTATCGTCATGACGTCGGCAGGGTACCCCGGCTCCTATCCAACCGGTCGAGCGATTCATGGATTGCCTGCTGCGCCAGATGCGACGACGGTGGTCTTCCATGCAGGCACAGCACGAACCGGCGCCGAGGTGGTGACGGCCGGAGGGCGGGTGCTGGGCATTACAGGATTGGGGAAGACCCTGGCTGTCGCGCAAGCGGAAGCCTATCGCGTGACCCGGTCGATTGCCTTTGACGGCGCGCATTACCGGAATGATATAGCGCACCGGGCGTTCGCACGTCACGCAACATAA
- the purH gene encoding bifunctional phosphoribosylaminoimidazolecarboxamide formyltransferase/IMP cyclohydrolase: protein MAGIKRALISVSDKTGVVEMAKGLEALGAEILSTGGTAKALREAGVKVTDVAAYTGSPEILDGRVKTLHPKIHGGLLGRRSVPAHVAQMEQHGIGPIDVVVVNLYPFEATIAKASCPFEEAIENIDIGGPSMLRSAAKNHEDVLVVVDPTDYQRVLDAAKAGIVSHELRRELAMKVFQHTARYDSLIAGYLEKQVQGETKFPKILSLQFERAEILRYGENPHQQGAFYRELHSTEPSVSRGKILHGKAMSYNNFLDANSALELAKEYDEIAVAIIKHNNPCGVALGATPVEAYVKARETDPVSAFGGVIAFNRPVDLAAAKEITSTFVEVVVAPGFAEDALAELKRKKDLRLLDVGPLMKVKQEGFDLKKLVGGLIVQDRDLGVLTDLRALNVPTQRKPTDEEYAACAFAWKVCKHVKSNAIIYAKPGQTVGIGAGQMSRVDSVKLAIMKAQMPVKGCVMASDAFFPFRDGLDAAAQAGITAVIQPGGSIRDAEIIKAADEQGLAMIMTAMRHFRH from the coding sequence ATGGCCGGCATCAAGCGGGCATTAATCAGTGTGTCAGATAAGACCGGTGTGGTGGAGATGGCCAAAGGACTTGAGGCCTTGGGCGCCGAGATCCTTTCGACCGGAGGAACCGCCAAAGCGTTGCGCGAAGCCGGCGTGAAGGTGACCGACGTGGCGGCCTATACCGGCTCGCCGGAAATCCTCGATGGCCGAGTCAAAACCCTGCATCCCAAGATTCATGGCGGCTTGCTGGGGCGGCGTTCGGTGCCGGCCCATGTTGCGCAGATGGAGCAGCATGGCATCGGCCCGATCGACGTGGTCGTGGTCAACCTCTATCCCTTTGAGGCGACGATCGCAAAAGCGAGCTGCCCGTTCGAAGAGGCCATCGAAAATATCGACATCGGCGGACCCTCGATGCTGCGTTCTGCCGCCAAGAATCACGAAGATGTCCTGGTCGTGGTGGACCCGACCGATTACCAGCGTGTGCTCGATGCGGCGAAGGCCGGCATTGTGTCGCATGAGTTGCGGCGCGAGCTGGCGATGAAGGTGTTTCAGCATACGGCGCGCTACGACAGTCTGATTGCCGGGTATCTCGAAAAGCAGGTGCAGGGCGAGACGAAGTTCCCGAAGATATTGTCTTTGCAGTTCGAGCGGGCGGAGATTCTCCGTTACGGGGAGAACCCGCATCAGCAGGGGGCCTTCTACCGGGAATTGCATTCGACCGAGCCCTCGGTCTCCCGCGGGAAGATTCTGCATGGCAAGGCGATGTCGTACAACAATTTCCTCGATGCCAATTCGGCGTTGGAGTTGGCGAAAGAGTACGACGAAATCGCTGTCGCCATCATCAAGCACAATAATCCCTGCGGCGTGGCATTGGGCGCGACGCCGGTCGAGGCCTATGTGAAAGCCCGGGAGACCGATCCTGTCTCGGCCTTCGGCGGCGTGATTGCCTTCAACCGCCCCGTGGATCTGGCCGCCGCGAAGGAAATTACCTCCACGTTTGTGGAAGTGGTCGTGGCGCCGGGATTTGCCGAGGATGCCCTCGCGGAATTAAAGCGCAAAAAGGATCTACGGTTGCTCGATGTCGGCCCGCTCATGAAGGTGAAGCAGGAGGGTTTCGACCTCAAGAAACTGGTCGGTGGTTTGATCGTGCAGGATCGGGACCTTGGGGTCTTGACCGATCTGAGAGCGCTGAACGTTCCGACCCAGCGGAAACCGACGGACGAAGAATATGCGGCCTGTGCCTTTGCCTGGAAGGTCTGCAAACATGTGAAGTCGAACGCGATCATCTATGCGAAGCCGGGGCAGACGGTGGGAATCGGCGCAGGCCAGATGAGCCGGGTCGATTCGGTGAAGCTGGCGATCATGAAAGCCCAGATGCCGGTCAAGGGCTGCGTGATGGCGTCGGATGCGTTCTTCCCGTTCCGTGACGGATTGGATGCGGCGGCCCAAGCCGGCATTACGGCGGTCATTCAGCCGGGCGGCTCGATTCGCGATGCCGAAATTATCAAAGCCGCAGACGAGCAGGGGCTGGCGATGATTATGACGGCGATGAGGCATTTCCGCCATTGA
- the radC gene encoding DNA repair protein RadC: protein MASKKAGQGIAQWPEMERPRERLLAQGSQALTDAQLLAILLRVGRRRCSAVQVGMDILDRLGGLAGLAQCGIEELCAVPGVGTAKAAQLKAALELGKRALAGPLTKGTKITSSRELFTHYHPALRDLRHEIFKVVLLDAKHAILRDATVSSGSLTLSIVHPREVFTLAVKESAAAVIFLHNHPSGDPTPSQEDRVLTARLVSAGQLLGIQVLDHLVVGDGRYVSFADQGWLTS from the coding sequence ATGGCGAGCAAGAAAGCGGGGCAAGGGATTGCGCAATGGCCCGAAATGGAACGGCCGCGCGAACGATTATTGGCTCAAGGTTCACAGGCATTGACCGACGCGCAACTGCTCGCCATTCTGCTTCGAGTCGGGCGTCGGCGCTGTTCAGCGGTCCAGGTTGGAATGGACATTCTTGATCGGCTGGGAGGGCTGGCAGGGCTTGCGCAATGTGGCATTGAGGAGCTCTGCGCCGTTCCGGGCGTCGGGACCGCGAAAGCGGCTCAACTGAAGGCGGCGCTGGAGTTGGGGAAACGGGCCCTGGCTGGTCCTCTGACGAAAGGCACGAAGATTACCTCCAGCCGCGAGCTCTTCACCCATTATCATCCCGCGCTGCGCGATCTCCGTCATGAAATCTTTAAAGTGGTGTTGTTGGATGCCAAACATGCCATCCTGCGAGATGCGACGGTGTCATCAGGCAGCTTGACGCTCAGCATTGTCCATCCGAGAGAAGTCTTTACGCTTGCGGTCAAGGAATCCGCGGCGGCTGTGATCTTCTTGCACAACCATCCCAGCGGTGATCCGACGCCGAGCCAGGAGGATCGAGTGCTGACGGCACGGTTGGTGTCGGCGGGACAGCTCTTGGGGATTCAGGTGTTGGACCATCTGGTCGTCGGCGATGGGCGCTATGTCAGCTTTGCCGACCAAGGCTGGTTGACGAGCTAG
- a CDS encoding pyridoxal phosphate-dependent aminotransferase has product MKLAARAGRIAPSPTLAMAATAKAMAARGIDVADFSSGEPDFDTPEPVKAAAEAAIRAGFTKYTPSSGIDELRQAIIDKLQTEQGLQYEKSQVLVSCGAKHSLYNLAEALLEAGDELIIPVPYWVSYADQTLLNDATPVFLQTREEDGYAIDAKELARLVTPRTKAIIVNSPCNPTGATYNRATLEQLAELAVSRDLLLISDEIYEKVLYDGATHTSIASLGPEVAARTVVINGVSKAYAMTGWRIGYAAGPKDLLTAMANIQSQSTSNPCSISQKAAVVALREGDAFTKKMVTEFDRRRRVIVERLNAMPGVRCSMPSGAFYAFPNVSGLLGRKGPSGTISTPTDLANYLLKEFQVAVVPGEPFGSHQHIRLSYATSMETIVRGMDRLDAAFKQLT; this is encoded by the coding sequence ATGAAGCTTGCTGCACGTGCAGGGCGGATCGCCCCTTCCCCGACTTTGGCCATGGCGGCCACCGCAAAAGCCATGGCGGCCCGCGGAATCGACGTCGCCGACTTTTCGTCCGGGGAGCCGGACTTTGACACGCCGGAACCGGTGAAAGCCGCGGCGGAAGCCGCGATTCGCGCCGGGTTCACCAAATACACGCCCTCGTCCGGCATCGATGAACTGCGCCAGGCGATTATCGACAAGCTGCAGACCGAGCAAGGGCTACAGTACGAGAAGTCTCAAGTGCTAGTCTCCTGCGGCGCCAAACATTCGCTCTACAACCTGGCCGAAGCGCTCCTCGAAGCAGGCGACGAGCTCATCATTCCCGTTCCCTATTGGGTCTCCTATGCCGACCAGACCCTGCTCAACGACGCCACCCCAGTATTTTTGCAGACCCGCGAAGAGGATGGCTACGCCATTGATGCCAAGGAGTTGGCGCGGCTGGTGACCCCGCGCACCAAAGCGATCATCGTCAATAGCCCCTGCAACCCGACTGGCGCGACCTACAACCGGGCGACGCTTGAGCAGTTGGCCGAACTGGCCGTCAGCCGGGATCTGCTCCTGATTTCCGATGAGATTTACGAAAAGGTTCTCTATGACGGCGCGACCCACACGAGCATCGCGTCATTGGGACCGGAAGTGGCAGCCCGCACCGTTGTGATCAACGGAGTCTCGAAAGCCTATGCCATGACCGGCTGGCGGATCGGCTACGCGGCGGGACCGAAAGACCTCTTGACCGCCATGGCCAACATTCAAAGCCAGAGCACGTCCAACCCCTGCTCCATCTCCCAAAAGGCTGCCGTGGTAGCCTTGCGTGAAGGCGATGCCTTTACGAAAAAGATGGTCACCGAGTTCGACCGGCGGCGGCGCGTGATCGTCGAACGGCTCAACGCCATGCCAGGTGTTCGTTGCAGTATGCCCAGCGGAGCATTTTATGCGTTTCCCAATGTGAGCGGATTGCTCGGACGGAAGGGCCCCAGCGGAACCATCTCGACCCCGACCGACCTGGCGAACTATCTCTTGAAGGAATTCCAGGTTGCCGTGGTCCCTGGTGAGCCGTTCGGGAGCCACCAGCATATTCGGTTGTCCTATGCGACCAGCATGGAGACGATTGTCCGTGGCATGGATCGCCTCGACGCGGCGTTCAAACAGCTCACGTAG
- a CDS encoding Do family serine endopeptidase — MRTWHILICLGFLAWQGNQTTWAAPAVEPVALKSSDSPGLRLLEEIQTVITDLAESAKPSVVNLIPLSGPGRGRDLSQERLPNVSGSGSGVVIDPNGYIITNNHVIGEATEIEVRFSDTSKLIAQVVGKDQDTDLAVLKVTADHPLSSAKFGDSSSVRVGQWVLAVGNPFGLDRTVTLGVVSGIGRENINLSRYENFIQTDASINPGNSGGPLFNLRGEIIGINTAIINFAQGIGFAIPSNMAKHVIQQLIAQGRVTRGWLGVGIQPLTVELARKFGVKESEGVLINEVFEKDPAAAAGVKPGDILTRIDGTVIDTPSRLSRVVAGLLPGATAKVEIVRDQQRLVLDVALIERHDHAVTTSLPQTRTDVKLGLDVQDLTTSLADKFKLRESRGVLISKVEPGSLAQAEGLHEGDLIKEVNRVEVGSVGEFSNAVSKVRRGDTILLRVLRESRAFYVVLKSTEP; from the coding sequence ATGCGTACGTGGCACATCCTCATCTGCCTCGGATTCTTGGCCTGGCAGGGCAACCAGACAACCTGGGCCGCGCCAGCCGTGGAGCCGGTCGCGCTCAAGTCCAGCGACTCGCCGGGCCTCCGCCTCCTGGAAGAGATTCAAACTGTCATTACCGACCTGGCCGAATCGGCAAAACCCTCCGTCGTGAATCTCATTCCCCTCTCCGGGCCAGGACGAGGACGGGATCTTTCTCAAGAGCGGCTTCCCAATGTCTCAGGCTCAGGGTCCGGTGTCGTCATCGATCCCAACGGGTACATCATCACCAACAACCATGTGATCGGCGAGGCGACGGAAATTGAAGTCCGTTTTTCCGATACGTCCAAACTGATCGCGCAGGTCGTCGGCAAAGATCAGGATACGGACTTGGCCGTCCTCAAGGTGACCGCCGATCATCCCCTCTCCAGCGCGAAGTTCGGCGATTCGTCCAGCGTGCGCGTCGGCCAATGGGTGCTCGCAGTGGGCAATCCATTCGGACTCGATCGAACCGTGACGCTCGGCGTGGTCAGCGGGATCGGCCGGGAGAATATCAATCTCTCGCGCTATGAAAACTTCATTCAGACGGACGCCTCCATCAATCCCGGCAACTCGGGCGGCCCCCTCTTCAATCTGCGCGGTGAAATCATCGGCATCAATACCGCGATCATCAACTTCGCCCAAGGGATCGGCTTTGCCATTCCGTCCAACATGGCCAAGCATGTGATTCAGCAATTGATCGCTCAAGGGCGGGTGACGAGGGGCTGGCTGGGCGTCGGCATCCAACCGCTCACGGTGGAGTTGGCACGCAAGTTCGGCGTGAAGGAAAGCGAAGGGGTCCTGATCAACGAAGTCTTCGAGAAGGACCCGGCTGCGGCCGCCGGGGTCAAGCCGGGCGACATCCTCACCCGCATCGACGGCACCGTCATCGACACGCCCAGCCGGCTGTCGCGGGTCGTGGCGGGATTGCTCCCCGGCGCCACGGCAAAAGTCGAAATCGTCCGCGATCAGCAGCGCCTGGTGCTGGACGTCGCCCTCATCGAACGCCACGACCATGCCGTCACGACGTCCCTGCCCCAGACCCGCACCGACGTGAAACTCGGACTGGACGTGCAGGATCTGACAACAAGCCTCGCCGATAAATTCAAACTGCGGGAAAGCCGCGGAGTACTCATCTCCAAGGTGGAGCCTGGCAGCCTCGCCCAAGCGGAAGGGCTCCATGAAGGAGACCTGATCAAGGAAGTGAACCGCGTGGAGGTGGGATCGGTCGGAGAATTCAGCAACGCGGTCTCGAAAGTCCGACGCGGCGACACCATCCTGCTTCGCGTGCTGCGAGAAAGCCGCGCGTTCTACGTGGTGCTGAAATCGACCGAGCCCTGA